A portion of the Dissulfuribacter thermophilus genome contains these proteins:
- a CDS encoding THUMP domain-containing protein: MRDWNVVITVHTGEFGTARNILKKLGPMAKTGFYNVLVMKVEDPIGFLETIHNLVTEDPHLLHILSRVVPATKTFDFKTADEFEENVTKAVLSWLPKIADRSFHVRMHRRGLKTQLSSQIEEHLLDEELLRALEENGKSGEITFEDPDAIISVETVGERAGLSLWTRDDLRRYPFLGMD; this comes from the coding sequence ATGCGTGACTGGAACGTAGTCATAACTGTTCACACAGGGGAGTTTGGCACGGCACGTAACATATTGAAAAAACTGGGCCCTATGGCAAAGACGGGTTTTTATAACGTGTTAGTCATGAAGGTAGAAGATCCGATAGGCTTTCTTGAAACCATTCACAATTTGGTTACAGAAGATCCTCATCTCCTTCATATTCTTTCTAGGGTAGTGCCTGCAACCAAGACCTTTGATTTTAAAACGGCTGATGAATTTGAGGAAAACGTAACCAAAGCCGTTCTCTCATGGCTCCCAAAGATAGCTGATCGTAGTTTCCATGTGCGTATGCACCGAAGGGGCTTGAAGACTCAACTGTCCAGCCAGATCGAGGAACATCTATTAGATGAAGAACTCCTTAGGGCACTGGAAGAAAATGGAAAGAGTGGAGAAATCACCTTCGAAGACCCAGATGCGATCATCTCTGTTGAGACCGTGGGAGAGCGAGCTGGTCTGTCCCTCTGGACAAGGGATGACCTCAGACGATACCCATTTCTTGGGATGGACTAG
- a CDS encoding multiheme c-type cytochrome, with amino-acid sequence MKRHFITAILVAFSVLTLPTFVMALEVSEATQTCLECHETVTPGIVANWQKSVHAKTTVVEALKKPAISRTISTDKVPTGLGKVVIGCAECHITNAKAHKDTFEHNGYQVHIVVSPGDCAICHPQEVEQYSKNLMSMAYKNLKGNPVYQDLMNSINAIQDFHRGKVTYAKKVDDSTEADSCLFCHGTRIEVKGMQTLETDLGDMEFPILKGWPNQGVGRINPDGTHGSCSSCHPRHSFSIAVARKPYTCAECHKGPDVPAYKVYTVSKHGNIYSSYATKWNFLATPWVVGRDFSAPTCATCHISLIANKDGEVIVKRTHQMNDRSKWRIFGLIYAHAHPKSSDVTIIKNKAGLPLPTELTGEPVSAALINEKEQQKREAEMQKVCLSCHSMGWVKGHFERFDNTIKTTNQMTLTATKILVAAWEKNVAKGLAQKDSIFNEAIEKMWVEQWLFYANSTRFAAAMAGADYGVFANGRWYMSKNIQQMADWLDFKLATKKKK; translated from the coding sequence ATGAAAAGACACTTTATAACCGCAATCTTGGTGGCATTTTCGGTCCTGACCCTGCCCACTTTTGTAATGGCCCTAGAGGTAAGCGAGGCAACACAAACATGCCTCGAGTGTCATGAGACTGTAACCCCTGGGATAGTGGCAAACTGGCAAAAAAGCGTGCATGCAAAAACTACTGTAGTAGAGGCACTGAAGAAACCCGCAATTTCCCGTACAATTTCCACAGACAAGGTCCCTACAGGCCTTGGAAAGGTCGTCATCGGCTGCGCAGAATGCCATATCACCAATGCCAAGGCACACAAGGATACATTTGAGCACAACGGTTATCAGGTACATATAGTGGTGAGTCCAGGCGATTGTGCAATCTGCCACCCCCAAGAAGTAGAACAATACAGTAAAAACCTCATGTCAATGGCATACAAGAACCTTAAAGGGAATCCAGTATACCAGGATCTCATGAATTCAATCAATGCTATCCAGGATTTCCACAGAGGAAAGGTCACCTACGCCAAAAAGGTGGATGATAGCACCGAGGCAGATTCATGCCTTTTTTGCCATGGAACCAGGATTGAGGTGAAGGGGATGCAGACCCTGGAGACTGATTTGGGAGATATGGAGTTTCCAATACTCAAAGGCTGGCCAAACCAAGGGGTAGGCAGGATAAATCCTGATGGCACTCATGGATCGTGTAGCTCATGCCACCCCCGTCACAGCTTCTCAATAGCCGTTGCCAGAAAACCCTATACCTGTGCCGAGTGCCATAAGGGCCCTGATGTCCCTGCATACAAGGTTTACACAGTAAGCAAGCATGGAAACATCTACTCTTCCTATGCCACTAAATGGAATTTTTTAGCTACTCCCTGGGTAGTGGGAAGGGATTTTTCAGCTCCTACCTGCGCCACCTGCCACATCAGTCTTATTGCCAATAAAGACGGAGAAGTGATTGTAAAAAGGACTCATCAGATGAATGACAGGAGCAAATGGAGGATATTCGGATTGATTTATGCCCATGCCCATCCAAAATCCTCTGACGTCACCATTATAAAAAACAAGGCAGGGCTTCCGCTTCCTACTGAATTGACAGGTGAGCCAGTATCCGCTGCCCTTATCAATGAAAAAGAGCAGCAAAAAAGGGAGGCAGAGATGCAAAAAGTCTGCCTGTCCTGCCATAGCATGGGATGGGTAAAAGGGCATTTTGAAAGGTTTGACAATACCATTAAAACCACCAATCAGATGACCCTCACAGCAACCAAGATACTCGTTGCCGCATGGGAGAAAAATGTTGCCAAAGGCCTTGCCCAAAAGGACAGTATCTTCAACGAGGCCATAGAGAAGATGTGGGTTGAGCAATGGCTCTTTTATGCCAATTCCACTAGATTTGCTGCTGCCATGGCTGGAGCTGACTACGGAGTATTTGCCAATGGCCGGTGGTACATGTCAAAAAATATTCAACAGATGGCAGATTGGCTAGACTTTAAATTGGCCACTAAGAAGAAAAAATAA
- a CDS encoding DUF2267 domain-containing protein has translation MKKDEFIKNVQEKAQLPNKEEAVWVTDAVLKTLSERLTENEAFDLASQLPQELKGIVEGAKEKIIKMNRKEFVERVAELLKTDATEAERYTSATFSVLKSAIQPGEIKDVLAQLPNDLAAMMARA, from the coding sequence ATGAAGAAAGATGAATTCATTAAAAATGTCCAAGAAAAGGCACAACTTCCCAACAAGGAAGAGGCTGTATGGGTCACAGATGCGGTCCTAAAGACCCTATCCGAGCGTTTGACCGAAAACGAGGCTTTTGATCTGGCCTCACAGCTACCCCAGGAACTCAAAGGCATCGTTGAGGGAGCAAAGGAAAAAATCATAAAAATGAATCGCAAGGAATTTGTAGAACGCGTTGCTGAGTTATTGAAAACAGATGCAACAGAGGCAGAGAGGTATACGAGTGCCACCTTTTCAGTTCTAAAATCGGCAATTCAGCCAGGCGAAATAAAAGACGTTCTAGCCCAACTACCTAACGATCTTGCCGCAATGATGGCCAGGGCCTGA
- a CDS encoding SOS response-associated peptidase yields the protein MCGRFAFTASKKELLEHFSLSHAPPIEPSYNIAPGQDIAAIRQAGNSRELVLLHWGLIPSWSKDKKIAYKMINARAESINTKPAFRNAFRKRRCLIPATGFYEWQKKDGKKQPWFLHLKGQEIMAFAALWEHWEGTDGEVIESCTIITTEANELIRPIHHRMPVIIEKKDYDIWLAAPTSKMAESLLRPFPSKKMVAYPVSTYVNNPQNNNPLCIKPLTNRK from the coding sequence ATGTGTGGTCGTTTCGCCTTTACAGCCTCCAAAAAAGAACTACTCGAACACTTTAGTCTCTCCCATGCCCCTCCTATAGAACCCAGCTATAATATCGCTCCAGGCCAGGACATTGCAGCCATAAGACAAGCGGGAAACTCTCGAGAACTGGTTTTGCTCCATTGGGGCCTCATCCCTTCATGGTCTAAAGACAAAAAAATCGCTTACAAGATGATAAATGCCAGGGCAGAGTCAATTAACACCAAGCCTGCATTCAGAAATGCCTTTCGAAAACGTCGGTGTCTCATCCCAGCCACAGGCTTTTACGAATGGCAGAAAAAAGATGGAAAAAAGCAACCATGGTTCTTGCACTTAAAAGGCCAGGAGATTATGGCCTTTGCCGCTCTTTGGGAACATTGGGAGGGAACAGATGGCGAAGTTATTGAATCCTGCACTATCATTACCACTGAAGCCAACGAATTGATAAGACCTATTCACCATAGGATGCCAGTTATTATTGAGAAGAAAGATTATGACATATGGTTGGCTGCCCCAACTTCAAAGATGGCAGAATCGCTTTTAAGACCTTTTCCTAGTAAAAAAATGGTTGCCTATCCAGTCAGTACCTATGTTAACAATCCCCAAAATAATAATCCATTATGTATTAAACCACTAACAAACCGCAAATAA
- a CDS encoding CBS domain-containing protein, with amino-acid sequence MDKIKEDKMGVGEICNREVVIVAPEESVLTATRLMKNHSVGCLVVIKDERPVGILTDRDIAIRVVASSLNPEQTIVQEVMSSKLVKIREDQGIGDTIRLMRSASVRRIPVVSDKDDSLVGIITLDDLLDLIAEEMDELVKLIRRQQAQSFRV; translated from the coding sequence ATGGATAAAATAAAGGAGGACAAGATGGGGGTTGGGGAAATTTGCAATCGTGAAGTGGTCATCGTTGCACCAGAAGAAAGCGTTTTGACAGCTACTAGGCTCATGAAAAATCATTCGGTTGGCTGTTTAGTTGTAATAAAAGATGAACGTCCTGTTGGAATTCTAACAGACAGAGACATCGCGATTCGAGTAGTAGCTTCCTCGCTCAATCCTGAACAGACCATTGTTCAAGAGGTGATGAGCTCAAAGCTAGTAAAAATACGGGAAGATCAGGGAATTGGAGATACCATTAGGCTGATGCGTTCTGCTTCAGTGCGAAGGATTCCAGTAGTCAGCGATAAGGACGATTCCCTTGTAGGAATAATAACTTTAGATGATCTCCTTGATCTGATTGCAGAGGAAATGGATGAATTAGTCAAATTGATCCGAAGGCAGCAGGCGCAGAGCTTTCGAGTCTGA
- a CDS encoding HPF/RaiA family ribosome-associated protein has product MDVHIEAKNVTLLPNWEEKINEEIAKIQRHFPDLIHHLRFELIGTKHHRLGYVEIHIVASVPGETIVVKRKGERVQLLLVECFDKLDRQIREYNRRRQGIIKSHEMHPVGSIKRIFREEGYGFLEGADGEEIYFQQSAVKTIPFKDLEVGDLVRYEGEQREKGPQAIWIKPAR; this is encoded by the coding sequence ATGGATGTCCATATTGAAGCCAAAAACGTTACGCTTCTTCCAAACTGGGAAGAAAAGATAAATGAAGAGATCGCCAAGATCCAGAGACATTTTCCTGACCTTATTCATCACTTACGGTTTGAGCTCATAGGGACAAAACATCATCGACTCGGATATGTTGAAATCCACATAGTTGCCTCGGTGCCTGGGGAAACAATTGTGGTGAAGCGCAAGGGTGAGAGGGTGCAACTTCTTTTGGTTGAATGCTTTGACAAACTGGATCGTCAAATCAGGGAATACAATCGAAGACGTCAGGGAATCATCAAGTCTCATGAAATGCACCCAGTTGGTTCAATAAAAAGGATCTTCCGTGAAGAAGGTTACGGCTTTCTAGAGGGAGCCGACGGCGAGGAAATCTATTTCCAGCAAAGTGCTGTTAAAACTATCCCTTTTAAAGATCTTGAAGTAGGAGACCTAGTCAGATACGAGGGAGAGCAAAGAGAAAAGGGTCCCCAGGCCATATGGATAAAACCTGCACGATAA